From Microbacterium sp. CGR2:
GGCACCACCGTGCTGCTCACCGCGCTCGTCACGGCCATCGGCGCGGCGATCGGCATCGGCAACGATGTCTCGCCGGAGGAGGCCGCAGAATCGGCGATGGGCACCGGCGGGATCGTCGCGTTGATCGTCATCGGCCTGGTCCTTCTGATCTCCTACTACGCCGGCGGCTACGTGGCCGGTCGGATGGCGCGCTTCAGCGGAGTCAAGCAGGGCATCGCCGTCTGGCTGTGGGCGATCGTCATCGCGATCGTCATCGCCATCATCACTGCCATCGCGGGCGCGCAGTGGGACATCCTCGGCAACCTGCAGGGCTTCCCGCGCATCCCCGTCACCCCGGAGACCGCAACGCTCACCGGCATCCTCACGGCGCTCGGTGCGGCTGTCGTCACGTTGATCGGGGCGATCCTCGGCGGCATGGCCGGCATGCGGTACCACCGCAAGGTCGACCGCGTGGGTCTCACGCGCTGAGCCACCGCTGAGGCGACGAGCGAACAACAGCGCTCGTCGCCTCAGCGCTGTCCGCGCTACCGGGGCTTCGCCTCACCGAGGCGGCGTCGTCCGGCGCTGCACCCTGACTCCGAGCACGATCCCCGCGGCGAGCAGCAGCAGCCCCGCCCCGTTCCAGGCGATGTCGTAGGGCACAAGGTCGACGTCGTACCTGATCTGGTGCAGTCGGAGGATCTTGTGGTCGACTGTTCCGTCCCACAACTGGAACGCACCCAGGCCTGTCAGAAACCCGGACGCGGCGACCGGTCCCGCGAACTGCCGTCGCCGCTGCGCATCGAGCAGGAGGAAGAAGCCCGCGCCGAGCGCCACCAGCTCCGCCGCGTGCAGGAGGCCGTCGGAGACCAGGCCGACGTCGCCGGATGCCCGGTCATAGAAGTGATGCCACTGAAGCAGCTGGTGGAAGACGATCTCGTCGAGCGCCGCCATCGTGCCGACGCCCATCAGCGCGGCGCCCCAGAAGGTCCGGGTGCGGAAGATCATCCGGTTCGTCGGCTGCGGTGAGCTCATGGCATTCCTCTCTGCAGCGCGCTCGGGCGCCGCCGCGGCATCCGACCGTCCTGTGTGGCCCGGCGCCGCGCAGGGCTGCGGTACCACCCCCACAGCAGCAGGCCGATGAGTGTCAGGTCGACCAGGTCTCCGCCGTAGAACATGATCTGCGCTCCGGTCTGCAGGTCGGCGGGTGACACATCTGGAGCGTGGACGAGCCCCGCGAGCGCGCCCGGTGCACCCACCGCCGCGGCGTACAGAGTCTTCGCCA
This genomic window contains:
- a CDS encoding DUF2243 domain-containing protein; translation: MSSPQPTNRMIFRTRTFWGAALMGVGTMAALDEIVFHQLLQWHHFYDRASGDVGLVSDGLLHAAELVALGAGFFLLLDAQRRRQFAGPVAASGFLTGLGAFQLWDGTVDHKILRLHQIRYDVDLVPYDIAWNGAGLLLLAAGIVLGVRVQRRTTPPR